The proteins below are encoded in one region of Candidatus Bathyarchaeota archaeon A05DMB-5:
- a CDS encoding YkgJ family cysteine cluster protein — MSFEYPKHVRFVCERCSICCGDTKVRVRQILLLKIEAERISRNTSKNIEVFAEKIKGSEPYAYRMKKNTEGKCVFLKDNLCMIYEARPLICRFYPFQLENKGDNKFAFTYTSECPGIGKGPRLKRNFFEKLFKESAKIMTEDAENV; from the coding sequence TTGAGCTTTGAATATCCCAAACATGTTCGTTTTGTTTGTGAACGCTGCTCTATTTGCTGTGGTGACACCAAAGTAAGAGTTAGGCAAATTCTTCTTTTGAAAATTGAAGCTGAACGCATATCGCGGAACACTTCGAAGAACATTGAGGTTTTTGCTGAAAAAATTAAGGGTTCAGAACCTTATGCATATCGTATGAAAAAGAACACAGAAGGGAAATGTGTATTCTTAAAGGATAATCTATGTATGATTTATGAAGCGAGACCGCTAATTTGCAGGTTCTATCCTTTCCAACTTGAAAATAAGGGAGACAACAAATTCGCATTCACATACACAAGCGAATGCCCAGGCATTGGAAAAGGACCGAGACTAAAGAGAAACTTTTTTGAAAAGCTGTTCAAAGAATCTGCAAAAATCATGACAGAAGATGCCGAAAACGTTTAA
- a CDS encoding oxaloacetate decarboxylase subunit alpha, translating to MPHKPVKLTDTTFRDAHQSLMATRMRTETMLPIAEKIDQVGFFSLEMWGGATFDVAIRFLAEDPWERIRQLKRHIKKTPFQMLLRGQNIVGYRNYPDDVLVKFIEKAAENGIDIFRVFDALNDIRNMEVAIKTVKKCGKHAQGTICYTISPVHTIKYYVDFAKKLAQLNCDSICIKDMAGMLAPQPAYELITALKKEVGLPVHLHSHSTSGMVMMTYLRACEADVDILDTAFSPLAWGTSQPPAESVVAALKGTPYDTELNLELLSEIAEYFRELREKYYDPLKLIDPKSERVDASIIVHQIPGGMFSNLLEQLKEQKAEHRLKEVLEEVPKVRKELGYPPLVTPTSQLVGIQAVLNVISGKRYSIVPKEIKDYVKGLYGKPPAPIDPKVKKKIIGDEEPITTRPADLLEPALNKIPEDVKPYIESEEDKITYALFPQQALEFFKKRKAKREEAKTGIPPEKLEELEKIAAVSVAVATCLASSRGTKALIPVRAKAVTSNWVLTGRQNLIEYGA from the coding sequence TTGCCACACAAACCAGTAAAGCTCACCGACACAACATTCCGCGACGCACACCAATCCCTAATGGCAACAAGAATGCGCACAGAAACAATGCTACCAATAGCAGAAAAAATCGACCAAGTAGGCTTCTTCTCACTTGAAATGTGGGGAGGCGCAACCTTCGATGTCGCAATACGTTTTCTCGCAGAAGACCCATGGGAACGCATCCGCCAACTAAAACGCCACATAAAAAAGACGCCTTTCCAAATGCTTCTGCGCGGACAAAACATTGTCGGCTACCGCAACTATCCAGACGACGTACTCGTAAAATTTATAGAGAAAGCCGCAGAAAATGGCATAGACATATTCCGCGTCTTCGACGCCTTAAACGACATTCGCAACATGGAAGTCGCCATCAAAACCGTCAAAAAATGCGGCAAACACGCCCAAGGCACAATCTGCTACACCATCAGCCCAGTCCACACAATAAAATACTACGTAGACTTCGCCAAAAAACTAGCACAACTAAACTGCGACAGCATCTGCATAAAAGACATGGCAGGCATGCTCGCGCCACAACCAGCCTACGAACTCATAACCGCCCTAAAAAAAGAAGTAGGCTTACCAGTACACTTGCATTCACACAGCACAAGCGGTATGGTAATGATGACCTATCTGCGTGCTTGCGAAGCAGACGTAGACATTCTTGACACTGCCTTTTCACCGTTAGCATGGGGCACATCACAACCTCCAGCCGAATCAGTTGTAGCTGCACTGAAAGGAACACCCTACGACACAGAACTAAACCTCGAACTCTTAAGCGAAATCGCAGAATACTTCAGAGAACTCCGCGAAAAATACTACGACCCACTAAAACTAATAGACCCAAAATCCGAACGCGTAGACGCATCAATAATAGTTCACCAGATCCCCGGCGGAATGTTCAGCAACCTCCTCGAACAATTAAAAGAACAGAAAGCCGAACACCGCCTCAAAGAAGTTCTCGAAGAAGTCCCAAAAGTAAGAAAAGAACTTGGTTATCCACCGCTCGTCACGCCTACAAGCCAGCTTGTCGGCATCCAAGCAGTTCTCAACGTAATTTCTGGCAAACGCTACAGCATAGTGCCAAAAGAAATTAAAGACTACGTGAAAGGCTTGTATGGAAAACCGCCAGCCCCAATCGACCCAAAAGTGAAAAAGAAAATAATAGGCGACGAAGAACCCATAACAACTCGCCCAGCAGACCTTCTCGAACCCGCCTTAAACAAAATCCCAGAAGACGTGAAACCCTACATTGAAAGCGAAGAAGACAAAATAACATACGCCCTTTTTCCACAGCAAGCCCTAGAATTCTTCAAGAAAAGAAAAGCCAAACGCGAAGAAGCCAAAACTGGAATTCCCCCCGAAAAACTTGAGGAACTGGAAAAAATTGCAGCTGTTTCTGTTGCAGTCGCAACATGCCTAGCAAGCTCACGTGGGACAAAAGCCTTGATTCCAGTCAGAGCTAAGGCTGTCACATCAAATTGGGTTTTGACTGGCAGACAAAACCTAATAGAATATGGTGCATAA
- a CDS encoding aminopeptidase P family protein: MKRINTLKQIAFEKKGFDGFLVTNETNLVYLTGFPGAACLLIPKKGENTIYVYGVNYEQAKAEGKDFKVELVKRGEKLPEKLGIQMKECKIKKLAVDTLSYDSYRLFAKAMRGKAKLKIQGKLVWELRKVKDEKELELMRKAGELTTQGMKVAHETIRPGVKEYEVAAEIEYAMRKCGCWGTAFDTIVASGVRSAFPHGGCTDREIRKGDLVVVDIGAIYRFYRSDMTRTFAAGKPSEKQRKIYEIVRLAQEKAYQAIKPKAKAKEVDAAARKVITDAGYGEYFVHGLGHGVGLEVHEPPVLSPESKDKLVVGNVVTNEPGIYLAGFGGFRIEDTVLVQKRKGEKFTDGLYSLEVAK; this comes from the coding sequence TTGAAAAGAATAAACACTTTAAAGCAAATAGCCTTTGAAAAGAAAGGTTTCGACGGATTTTTAGTCACAAACGAAACCAACCTCGTATATCTCACAGGCTTTCCAGGTGCCGCTTGCTTATTAATTCCGAAAAAGGGCGAAAATACAATTTACGTTTACGGCGTTAACTACGAGCAAGCAAAAGCTGAGGGAAAAGACTTCAAAGTCGAACTTGTAAAACGCGGCGAAAAATTGCCCGAAAAACTAGGCATACAAATGAAGGAGTGCAAAATCAAAAAACTCGCAGTAGACACACTTAGTTATGATAGTTATCGCCTTTTTGCAAAAGCTATGAGAGGCAAAGCAAAACTGAAAATTCAAGGCAAGCTAGTTTGGGAACTTCGCAAAGTGAAAGACGAAAAAGAGCTTGAGCTGATGCGAAAAGCCGGAGAACTCACGACTCAAGGAATGAAAGTTGCGCATGAAACGATAAGACCCGGAGTGAAGGAGTATGAGGTAGCCGCAGAAATCGAGTATGCAATGCGAAAGTGTGGTTGCTGGGGCACAGCCTTCGACACCATTGTGGCTTCGGGCGTTCGCTCTGCTTTTCCTCATGGTGGCTGCACTGATAGAGAAATCAGAAAAGGCGACTTGGTTGTTGTTGACATAGGTGCCATATATCGCTTCTATCGCTCAGATATGACGAGAACCTTTGCGGCGGGAAAACCGTCAGAAAAGCAAAGGAAAATCTACGAAATTGTGAGGCTGGCTCAAGAGAAAGCCTATCAAGCCATAAAACCCAAAGCAAAAGCAAAAGAAGTCGACGCAGCAGCCAGAAAAGTGATAACAGATGCCGGCTACGGAGAATATTTCGTTCACGGTTTAGGTCATGGTGTAGGCTTGGAAGTTCATGAACCGCCAGTATTGAGTCCAGAAAGCAAGGATAAACTTGTGGTTGGCAATGTTGTTACGAATGAACCTGGCATTTACCTTGCTGGTTTTGGCGGTTTCCGCATCGAGGACACTGTTTTGGTGCAGAAGCGTAAAGGTGAAAAATTCACTGATGGCTTGTACAGCTTAGAGGTTGCAAAGTAA
- a CDS encoding helix-turn-helix transcriptional regulator, whose amino-acid sequence MSKENDFSCFCPLEGIMDVISRKWAILVINAIGTYGKLRFNRLMEELHGFSPKTLSDRLKELQIEGLVERKFFAEIPPRVEYSLTNDGVELRESIIPLLKWAIKRNVASGHAVNCECDECKSRFGSQAKSL is encoded by the coding sequence ATGAGCAAGGAAAATGATTTTAGTTGTTTCTGTCCGCTTGAAGGAATCATGGATGTTATCAGCAGAAAATGGGCGATTCTTGTCATCAACGCAATTGGCACTTATGGAAAGTTAAGATTCAACAGACTCATGGAAGAGTTACATGGCTTTAGTCCGAAGACTCTTTCAGATAGGCTCAAAGAACTCCAAATAGAAGGTTTGGTTGAGAGAAAATTTTTCGCTGAAATACCCCCACGGGTAGAGTATTCACTCACAAACGACGGTGTAGAACTTAGAGAATCAATTATACCTCTTTTAAAATGGGCTATAAAAAGGAACGTCGCAAGTGGCCATGCTGTCAACTGTGAATGCGATGAATGTAAGAGTAGATTCGGGTCGCAAGCTAAGAGTTTATAG
- a CDS encoding MoaD/ThiS family protein — protein MKIKVEYLGHIKNIIRSMREEEVEIQKDASIADLLELLSEKYGEPFRKAVYEPKGADVKANYIITVNGYLLNQLDGVKTKLKHGDHVILLPIVSGG, from the coding sequence TTGAAAATAAAAGTCGAATATCTCGGTCACATAAAAAACATAATTCGCAGTATGCGAGAAGAAGAGGTTGAAATTCAAAAAGACGCCTCAATCGCCGACTTGTTAGAACTGCTTTCTGAGAAGTATGGAGAACCCTTCCGAAAGGCTGTCTACGAACCCAAAGGCGCTGACGTGAAGGCAAATTACATCATCACCGTGAACGGTTATCTGCTGAACCAGTTAGACGGCGTAAAAACCAAACTCAAACATGGAGACCACGTTATTCTATTGCCAATCGTGAGTGGCGGCTGA
- a CDS encoding methylmalonyl-CoA mutase family protein gives MFDRHKLEEIRKLKEKWEKETVAKSFEKLPEKGEFTTTSDIPVNRVYTPVDIAEHDYLRDLGFPGEYPFTRGVYPTMYRARLWTMRQYAGFGTAEQTNKRFKYLLEQGQKGLSVAFDFPTQVGYDCDHPMARGEVGKAGVSVSTLRDMETVFDGIPLDKITTSMTINAPTNVLLAMYIAVAQKQGVEQSKLGGTVQNDVLKEYVARGMYIFPPKPSMRMVTDIFEYCSQHMPQWNTISISGYHIREAGATAVQEIAFTFANAIAYVQAAINRGLDLDKFAGRLSFFFAAHNNFFEEIAKFRAARKLWAKIMRERFGAKNPSSWMLRFHTQTSGVLLTAQQPYNNIVRTTLHALASVLGGTQSLHTNSFDEAYALPSDQAVLVALRTQQIIAYESGVVDTVDPLAGSYYIEYLTNEIEEKAQKYIEQIDGMGGAVAAIEKGFMQREITESAYLYQKEVESKKRIVVGVNEFITEEEIPIKIMQIDPKIEKTLIGRLQRIKRERNNAKVSEVLSKLRKAAENEKVNLMPFVLGAVKEYATLGEICGVLREIFGEYKPSTIF, from the coding sequence ATGTTTGATAGGCACAAGTTGGAGGAAATCCGCAAGCTAAAGGAGAAGTGGGAGAAGGAAACAGTTGCTAAGAGTTTTGAGAAACTCCCTGAAAAAGGAGAATTCACAACCACCTCCGACATTCCAGTTAATCGAGTTTACACCCCTGTTGACATTGCAGAACATGATTATCTGCGAGATTTAGGGTTTCCAGGCGAGTATCCATTTACTCGCGGTGTTTATCCAACCATGTATCGCGCTAGATTGTGGACCATGCGCCAATATGCAGGTTTTGGCACGGCAGAACAAACGAACAAACGTTTCAAATATTTGCTGGAACAAGGACAAAAGGGCTTGAGTGTCGCTTTTGATTTTCCAACGCAAGTTGGCTATGATTGTGACCATCCTATGGCGCGTGGTGAAGTAGGTAAGGCTGGCGTGAGTGTTAGCACTTTGCGGGATATGGAAACTGTCTTTGATGGAATTCCTTTGGATAAAATTACGACTTCTATGACGATAAATGCGCCTACAAACGTTTTGCTTGCAATGTATATTGCTGTTGCGCAGAAGCAGGGCGTTGAACAATCCAAACTTGGCGGAACTGTCCAAAACGACGTTTTAAAGGAATACGTTGCTAGAGGCATGTACATTTTTCCGCCGAAGCCTTCAATGCGCATGGTTACGGATATTTTTGAATACTGCTCTCAGCACATGCCACAATGGAACACGATAAGCATAAGCGGCTACCACATTCGCGAAGCAGGCGCTACTGCGGTTCAAGAAATTGCCTTTACGTTTGCAAATGCAATCGCCTATGTACAAGCGGCAATTAATCGTGGTTTAGACCTTGACAAGTTCGCTGGCAGATTATCCTTCTTCTTTGCTGCGCACAACAACTTTTTTGAGGAAATAGCCAAGTTCCGTGCAGCACGTAAACTTTGGGCAAAAATTATGCGTGAACGTTTTGGTGCAAAAAATCCGTCTTCGTGGATGTTGCGTTTTCACACGCAAACTTCAGGCGTTTTGCTTACTGCTCAGCAACCATACAACAACATTGTTAGAACGACGCTTCACGCTTTAGCTTCTGTTTTGGGTGGAACACAGTCATTACACACGAATTCGTTTGATGAAGCTTACGCGTTGCCCAGTGATCAAGCTGTGCTGGTTGCGCTTAGGACGCAGCAGATTATTGCGTATGAAAGTGGTGTAGTGGATACTGTTGACCCTTTGGCTGGTTCGTATTACATTGAGTATTTGACGAATGAAATTGAGGAGAAAGCCCAAAAGTATATTGAACAAATTGACGGTATGGGTGGAGCTGTAGCTGCTATTGAAAAGGGCTTCATGCAACGCGAGATCACGGAAAGTGCTTATCTCTATCAGAAGGAGGTTGAGAGCAAGAAACGAATAGTTGTGGGTGTGAATGAGTTCATAACGGAAGAAGAGATTCCGATAAAAATTATGCAGATAGACCCGAAAATTGAAAAAACCTTGATTGGTAGGCTGCAACGGATAAAAAGAGAAAGGAATAACGCTAAAGTGAGTGAAGTTTTAAGCAAATTGCGCAAAGCCGCAGAAAACGAAAAAGTGAATCTCATGCCTTTCGTTCTTGGCGCAGTAAAAGAATATGCAACGTTAGGTGAGATTTGCGGGGTTCTACGTGAAATTTTTGGCGAATACAAACCTTCAACAATTTTCTAG
- a CDS encoding biotin/lipoyl-binding protein, with amino-acid sequence MPTYEICIDGKPRKIEVTKTSEKSFMVKIDEKPLNVELQTDTSALEKQFCIKINDKTYKIELPKIDREKPFQVKVEEATFKAEIKTPTTKPMLTAYQSVLLQPTKRTTTQRQTIEGAVAAPMTGKVIAVKVKKGDQVKTGQVLCIIEAMKMENEITAPKNGVIQEANVSEGSSVSEGEILFVIG; translated from the coding sequence ATGCCAACATACGAAATTTGCATAGACGGCAAACCCAGAAAAATCGAAGTCACAAAAACAAGCGAAAAATCCTTTATGGTAAAAATTGATGAAAAACCATTAAATGTGGAATTGCAAACCGATACATCCGCGTTGGAAAAGCAGTTCTGCATAAAAATAAACGACAAAACATACAAAATAGAACTGCCAAAAATCGACCGAGAAAAACCTTTCCAAGTGAAAGTTGAAGAAGCAACATTTAAAGCGGAAATAAAAACGCCAACAACTAAACCAATGCTGACTGCCTATCAGTCAGTTCTACTTCAACCCACAAAACGAACAACAACACAAAGACAAACCATCGAAGGCGCCGTAGCTGCGCCAATGACAGGCAAAGTAATCGCAGTCAAAGTTAAGAAAGGCGACCAAGTAAAGACTGGTCAAGTGCTCTGCATCATCGAAGCCATGAAAATGGAAAACGAGATAACCGCGCCAAAAAATGGAGTAATCCAAGAAGCTAACGTTTCTGAGGGGTCTTCAGTAAGTGAAGGCGAAATCCTTTTCGTTATCGGCTAG
- a CDS encoding flavodoxin family protein, producing the protein MKSKLKILAIIGSHRKNGNSYALAKAVLEPTGADYEIIQLANKKIEFCNLCEKCVSNNCILEDDVNSIIKKIKSADGIVFVIPKYLFVASKFLCFLERLDTIQHMRTHEGYQHTAKNPDYRLFSEEKPFCIFITSGTGKVEKGTLKIVADYIEYLGLKLVRSDKPPCLGAAVKAGDAKGEVLRNKKGVKECKNMVEKLICSIRDSE; encoded by the coding sequence ATGAAATCAAAATTAAAAATTTTGGCGATTATTGGCTCTCATAGGAAAAACGGAAATTCCTATGCGCTTGCAAAAGCCGTTCTCGAACCAACGGGGGCCGATTATGAAATAATCCAGTTGGCTAATAAGAAAATAGAGTTCTGCAATCTATGCGAAAAATGCGTAAGCAACAATTGTATTTTGGAAGACGATGTAAACAGTATCATAAAGAAAATTAAAAGTGCAGATGGAATAGTTTTTGTTATTCCGAAATATCTTTTCGTGGCTTCTAAGTTCTTATGCTTCTTAGAAAGATTAGACACTATTCAGCACATGCGGACTCATGAAGGATATCAACACACAGCTAAAAATCCGGATTATCGGCTTTTTTCTGAGGAAAAACCCTTCTGCATTTTTATTACGTCGGGCACGGGAAAGGTTGAAAAAGGAACGCTGAAGATTGTCGCAGATTACATTGAGTATTTGGGATTGAAATTAGTGCGTAGTGATAAGCCACCTTGCCTTGGAGCCGCCGTCAAAGCCGGTGACGCCAAGGGTGAGGTTCTCAGAAACAAGAAAGGCGTTAAAGAATGCAAGAATATGGTTGAGAAACTCATCTGTTCGATTAGAGATAGTGAATAA
- a CDS encoding class I SAM-dependent methyltransferase: protein MIKDEARDIESIRKKWDEHSERYDEWYKTFHGAVEHYVDWELLKGHLPKNRNTKILDAAGGTGRITLPLAKMGYSVTLCDISPKMLNVARQKLLREGVLDKVEICECDVHKLRFADESFDFVLCWDGMITTPKELMRVTKKGGKISIFLVNKYGSAVSMFCENPGEALALVKSKSKYVCHHEEKHMAVNVEEARELFKKEGIKVIEVYAVCGMLNLLSIPVEIQESRNWDEKFFKQVTEMLLHLSKETSTKGLSKHLVLYGEKLNLIFQHPSIF, encoded by the coding sequence ATGATTAAAGATGAAGCCAGAGACATTGAAAGCATAAGAAAGAAGTGGGACGAGCATTCGGAGAGATATGATGAGTGGTACAAAACCTTTCACGGCGCTGTTGAACACTACGTCGATTGGGAACTACTAAAAGGGCATCTTCCCAAAAACAGAAACACAAAAATTTTGGATGCGGCTGGCGGCACGGGAAGGATAACGCTTCCTTTAGCTAAGATGGGATACTCAGTTACATTATGTGACATCTCTCCTAAAATGCTTAATGTCGCAAGGCAAAAACTGCTCAGAGAAGGCGTTTTAGACAAAGTAGAAATCTGTGAGTGCGATGTTCACAAGCTTCGTTTTGCTGACGAGAGTTTCGATTTTGTACTCTGCTGGGATGGAATGATAACAACCCCAAAAGAACTCATGCGAGTGACAAAGAAAGGAGGAAAAATCTCCATTTTTCTAGTTAATAAATACGGTTCTGCTGTCAGCATGTTTTGCGAAAACCCCGGAGAAGCACTAGCTCTAGTTAAGTCAAAATCGAAATACGTTTGTCATCACGAAGAAAAACACATGGCTGTAAACGTCGAAGAAGCAAGAGAACTCTTTAAAAAGGAAGGAATAAAGGTTATCGAAGTCTATGCTGTTTGCGGCATGTTAAACCTCCTTTCTATTCCAGTGGAAATTCAAGAATCTCGTAATTGGGACGAAAAATTCTTCAAACAAGTGACTGAGATGCTATTACACTTGAGTAAGGAAACTTCGACTAAAGGATTGTCAAAACATCTAGTCCTATATGGAGAAAAACTTAACCTCATCTTCCAGCATCCTTCCATCTTTTAA
- a CDS encoding cysteine hydrolase — protein sequence MKNMAVIIIDMLNDFVTGDLKCERAKPIIPNLKKLIEAARKHGVPVIYSNDAHYPQDVEVVEKWGKHAIKGTKGAEVILELKPTAKDYVVEKRTYSGFYETGLEPLLRSLYNGEGAKTVILGGLHTNICVRHTAADAFFRGYKIIIAKDGVEAFTQEDHEQGLKYLEYVYNAKIMTVDQIIKEFGKS from the coding sequence ATGAAAAACATGGCAGTCATAATAATTGACATGCTTAACGATTTTGTAACTGGAGATTTAAAATGCGAAAGAGCCAAACCCATAATTCCAAACCTAAAAAAACTGATTGAGGCTGCACGCAAACACGGCGTTCCCGTCATCTACAGCAACGATGCGCACTATCCACAAGATGTTGAAGTTGTTGAAAAATGGGGGAAACACGCCATAAAAGGCACAAAAGGAGCAGAAGTAATCCTTGAACTTAAGCCTACAGCGAAAGATTACGTTGTTGAGAAGCGCACTTACAGCGGCTTCTACGAAACTGGCTTAGAACCGTTACTGAGAAGTCTATACAACGGAGAAGGTGCTAAAACAGTCATTTTAGGTGGATTACACACAAACATATGCGTTAGACACACGGCTGCGGACGCTTTCTTCAGAGGATACAAAATAATAATAGCCAAAGACGGAGTAGAAGCCTTCACGCAGGAAGACCACGAACAAGGACTGAAATATCTAGAATACGTTTACAACGCAAAAATAATGACCGTAGACCAAATCATAAAGGAATTTGGCAAATCCTAA